From Glycine max cultivar Williams 82 chromosome 11, Glycine_max_v4.0, whole genome shotgun sequence, the proteins below share one genomic window:
- the LOC100786853 gene encoding uncharacterized protein isoform X2 produces the protein MSSDLYTFDISYQRHSSPDNMVSYDGNGNFENPVQPLSNIKGEFRSFSYLHGSEVTSKECQMGVDYTYNQHFISQTCHGSESASKLIQRSFSCTSFDEKPRFPFEPHPDTLMDFQWHALNSPENTFFAASMRRVCSTGDLQNMKAADMSQTESPLLEEGNFKVRRYSAEERKEKISKYRAKRSQRKFNKTIKYACRKTLADNRTRIRGRFARNDEIREIPKAPCSSSTTEEYEDEFWVEFIEGLNEEVNG, from the exons ATGTCTTCTGATCTCTATACTTTTGACATTTCTTACCAAAGACATTCAAGCCCAGACAACATGGTCTCCTATGATGGAAATGGAAACTTT GAAAACCCTGTGCAACCTCTGTCTAATATAAAGGGTGAGTTTAGAAGTTTCTCTTATTTGCATGGCTCCGAAGTGACAAGTAAGGAATGCCAAATGGGTGTGGATTATACCTACAATCAGCACTTTATTTCTCAAACTTGTCATGGTTCTGAAAGTGCATCAAAGTTAATTCAAAGGAGCTTCAGCTGTACCTCTTTTGATGAGAAGCCTCGTTTCCCCTTTGAACCTCACCCTGACACTCTCATGGATTTTCAATGGCATGCTTTGAACTCCCCTGAAAACACTTTCTTCGCAGCATCAATGAGGAGAGTGTGCAGTACAGGAGATTTGCAG AACATGAAAGCAGCAGATATGTCTCAAACGGAGAGCCCCTTGTTGGAGGAAGGAAACTTCAAAGTAAGGCGTTATAGTGccgaagaaagaaaagaaaaaatctctAAATACAGAGCTAAGAGAAGCCAGAGGAAGTTCAATAAGACTATTAAG TATGCATGCCGAAAGACACTAGCCGACAATAGAACCCGCATACGTGGCAGATTCGCACGCAACGACGAAATCAGAGAGATTCCGAAAGCACCTTGTTCAAGTTCAACCACAGAAGAATATGAAGACGAGTTCTGg gttGAATTCATTGAAGGATTAAATGAGGAGGTCAACGGTTAG
- the LOC100786853 gene encoding uncharacterized protein isoform X1 has protein sequence MSSDLYTFDISYQRHSSPDNMVSYDGNGNFVFFSDPHSFPFLTGSPIDDVVQGNFNTSLDPFSSSFCSFSPQENPVQPLSNIKGEFRSFSYLHGSEVTSKECQMGVDYTYNQHFISQTCHGSESASKLIQRSFSCTSFDEKPRFPFEPHPDTLMDFQWHALNSPENTFFAASMRRVCSTGDLQNMKAADMSQTESPLLEEGNFKVRRYSAEERKEKISKYRAKRSQRKFNKTIKYACRKTLADNRTRIRGRFARNDEIREIPKAPCSSSTTEEYEDEFWVEFIEGLNEEVNG, from the exons ATGTCTTCTGATCTCTATACTTTTGACATTTCTTACCAAAGACATTCAAGCCCAGACAACATGGTCTCCTATGATGGAAATGGAAACTTTGTATTTTTCTCTGACCCTCACTCTTTCCCTTTCCTCACTGGCTCACCAATTGATGATGTTGTTCAAGGGAATTTTAACACTTCTCTTGACcctttttcctcttctttctgcTCCTTTTCTCCTCAGGAAAACCCTGTGCAACCTCTGTCTAATATAAAGGGTGAGTTTAGAAGTTTCTCTTATTTGCATGGCTCCGAAGTGACAAGTAAGGAATGCCAAATGGGTGTGGATTATACCTACAATCAGCACTTTATTTCTCAAACTTGTCATGGTTCTGAAAGTGCATCAAAGTTAATTCAAAGGAGCTTCAGCTGTACCTCTTTTGATGAGAAGCCTCGTTTCCCCTTTGAACCTCACCCTGACACTCTCATGGATTTTCAATGGCATGCTTTGAACTCCCCTGAAAACACTTTCTTCGCAGCATCAATGAGGAGAGTGTGCAGTACAGGAGATTTGCAG AACATGAAAGCAGCAGATATGTCTCAAACGGAGAGCCCCTTGTTGGAGGAAGGAAACTTCAAAGTAAGGCGTTATAGTGccgaagaaagaaaagaaaaaatctctAAATACAGAGCTAAGAGAAGCCAGAGGAAGTTCAATAAGACTATTAAG TATGCATGCCGAAAGACACTAGCCGACAATAGAACCCGCATACGTGGCAGATTCGCACGCAACGACGAAATCAGAGAGATTCCGAAAGCACCTTGTTCAAGTTCAACCACAGAAGAATATGAAGACGAGTTCTGg gttGAATTCATTGAAGGATTAAATGAGGAGGTCAACGGTTAG